The proteins below come from a single Anguilla rostrata isolate EN2019 chromosome 3, ASM1855537v3, whole genome shotgun sequence genomic window:
- the LOC135250387 gene encoding glutaminase kidney isoform, mitochondrial-like isoform X5: MNFLNKMAGNEYVGFSNATFQSERESGDRNFAIGYYLKEKKCFPEGTDMTSILDFYFQLCSIEVTCESASVMAATLANGGFCPITGERVLSPESVRNTLSLMHSCGMYDFSGQFAFHVGLPAKSGVAGGILLVVPNVMGIMCWSPPLDKLGNSVRGIQFCTDLVSLFNFHNYDNLRHFAKKLDPRREGGDQRVKSVINLLFAAYTGDVSALRRFALSSMDMEQRDYDSRTALHVAAAEGHAEVVRFLLEACKVNPVPRDRWGNTPMDEAVHFGHHDVVTILQDHHNKYSPQDSSSNKETAEKNLESLL, translated from the exons ATGAACTTTTTGAATAAGATGGCTGGTAATGAATATGTGGGCTTCAGCAATGCCAC ATTCCAGTCAGAGCGTGAGTCAGGAGATCGGAATTTCGCTATAGGCTACTATCTGAAGGAGAAGAAG tgttttcctgAAGGGACAGACATGACCTCCATTTTGGATTTCTACTTCCAG CTGTGCTCCATCGAGGTGACGTGTGAGAGTGCCAGCGTCATGGCAGCCACCCTGGCCAATGGGGGATTCTGCCCAATCACGGGGGAGCGCGTTCTGAGCCCCGAGTCCGTGCGGAACACCCTCAGTCTCATGCACTCCTGCGGCATGTACGACTTCTCTGGACAGTTCGCTTTCCAC GTGGGCCTGCCGGCAAAGTCGGGCGTGGCCGGGGGCATCCTGCTGGTGGTGCCCAATGTGATGGGCATCATGTGCTGGTCCCCGCCCCTGGACAAGCTGGGGAACAGCGTGCGAGGCATCCAGTTCTGCACG GACCTGGTCTCCCTCTTCAACTTCCACAACTACGACAACTTGAGGCACTTTGCCAAGAAACTGGATCCTCGCCGGGAGGGCGGCGACCAGCGG GTCAAGTCAGTCATCAACCTCTTGTTTGCTGCCTACACTGGAGATGTATCTGCTCTAAGGAG GTTTGCTCTCTCCTCCATGGATATGGAACAGAGGGACTATGACTCCAGGACTGCTCTTCATGTTGCAGCCGCAGAAG GACATGCAGAAGTGGTACGTTTCCTACTGGAGGCCTGCAAGGTCAACCCAGTTCCCAGGGACAG GTGGGGCAATACTCCGATGGACGAGGCCGTGCACTTCGGCCACCATGACGTGGTGACCATCCTGCAGGACCACCACAACAAGTACAGCCCCcaggacagcagcagcaacaaggAGACCGCAGAGAAAAACCTGGAGAGCCTGCTGTAG